The Pungitius pungitius chromosome 14, fPunPun2.1, whole genome shotgun sequence genome contains the following window.
TCGGCTGATTATCGgcacttaaatgttttttaaatatacttttaaCTTTAAAGGCAGTCATTGATGAAATTGAATTTGGGCAGTATGAAATTTACATTATTGTCGCAGGGTAATGCAGCTGAAAATgggatcattttttttaaaccccagCTTGATTGTTTCAGTAAGTGCATGTGggaaatgcaaatatttaaactaCGTGAGCCGGGCAGACTATCccttcaaagtgtgtgtgcaagcGAAGTCGCTTCTGAAAGCAAAAGCGcagccaattaaaaaaagaaaaataaaatcattgaaTGGAACATTGAGAAGAGCATGAAGAATAGCCACCGCCTGAAACTCAGCAACCGTGAGACAATAATGTGActttgatgatgaaatgtgGTGTGACTGACGGATCAAAGACCGTATGTATGTTTGTGGAACCTCATTGCTTTTAATAAGTAATGAATACGTTTGATCTGCTTTCACCTGAGTAGAATAGATCTCATCAGACAACGTGAGGGAAGAAACCTGCGTGGAGGCCGACTACATTTGTTGCGTGCATATTATACGAGTGCATTTTTCATGCTCGTATGAGGCACTGTTGGTGAGGTGCATGTGAAAATACACTCCCTgacacgtgaccccccccccccccccaaacacacacacacacacacacagacacacacgcgcacacacacacacacacacacgcgcgcgcgctgtACCTACTACCCCACTGCTGTGAGactacctcctcctccctcctcctcatacTTACTGCTGCTGAACATGGGGGTCTGCTgggggacgggggagggggtctTCTTGGGCGAGCCCCCGTCAGACATGGCAGTGTAagaggggggtgaggaggaggaggaggaggaggaagtggtggCGGGGGGCTGGGCCTGCTGGTGgtacacctgttgatgctgctgctgctgttgcggatgcagctgctgctgagggTGGAAGGTGGATGGGTACTGGGGCGGGTGGCTGAGGCCTGGGGCTGCCTGACCtgtgagggggggcagggggacgGCCTCGCAGTACTGCGGGGTGAGTGGCAGGTGCTGAGAATGAGGGGAGTAGGTGCCGTCCGGCTGGCCGTTGGAGTGGGggcggggctgctgctgctgctgctgggcgtACGCGTGGTGGCTCATCGCGGCGTTTGGGTCAAGGGGCGGGGGCTTCATTCTGGTACTCAGGGGCGGCAGGGGGTGAGCCAACGGGAGGCTGGGCTGCTGGGGCGAGCCCTGCTTCACGGGCATGGCCATCATAACGGGAGGGGAGGCGGACGGGGGCAACTGGGCGTACATTTGCTGCAATTGGGAGGCGGACCAGGTGCCGTGTTTTGGGGGCAGCGAGATgtcttgttgctgctgctgctgttgctgttgttgttgttgttgttgttgttgctgctggtggtgcaggtggcGGGCTGCTGTGGGGGGAGACAGGGGTATCTGACGGACCTGTCGGCCCAGGGTGGTCACTCCTGCCTGGACTGGGGAAAAGGCCGAGGCGAGCGAGgtggagagctgggaggagagcTGGGCCCTGTCCCTAGCAgcccccacctccttctcctgagAGGGAGAGGACGAGGCAGAGgacgggggagaggaggaggccacgcGGACGTAGGAGGGTGGCAGTGTGCTAGCTCTGTACTGTCTGTACTCAGGAGGGGTGTTTGGGTGGGTGGGAGGAGTGGACACTTTATATTGGAGAGTGGAAACGACTGTGacgggcagagagagaaagacagagagaggagagacaggaagaggagatgcggacgaagaggaggacgaaggagggcaacaaacaaaggaaaacagaaaagagaaaaacgtGAGAAGAATGAAAAGCAAACAACTGAGCAACCAAGCAAGTAAAGATGAGAAAATTAGGAGCAATCCAAAAAACGGAAGCCAATAGcaaatcaaataatcaaaatatcatAAAACGAAAAAGCAGCAGAATGCAACATGACTGAGCCATGGTCAGAAAGCAtatggcacccccccccccattcccccccccaacaggagCTGGAAGAAAGAGATGGCAGTAGAGCATgttgcagggagggggggggtaactgaTGTCGCCACTGACAGCAGGGGCACGGGAGGATGTTTAAGTCTGGATGTAAACTTAAGCGGCAGACTTGAACATTTATATGTGCGCATGGATAAAAAAGCATAAGGGCAAAGGGCATACAGACTGGGGCTTAGTCGTTGAGACTAAGGCgggaaacaacaacacaaagcacatcGGGAACGACTGTTTACCTCCAGGAACCGATTGTGTGTCAGGCTTGGGAATCCTTGGTATTTAATCATGACAAAATCGACCATTTGCAATGCAAATGTATTGCTGCGCCTGAGCAAACACTGATAACTtacctcattaaaaaaaaaacacacacacgtacaca
Protein-coding sequences here:
- the evla gene encoding enah/Vasp-like a isoform X5, coding for MLTPEISPGLLRRVSSALIILSPVVQRQNGPSSEESEAQRRMMEQHQMQAHKERERRTSGSVVSTLQYKVSTPPTHPNTPPEYRQYRASTLPPSYVRVASSSPPSSASSSPSQEKEVGAARDRAQLSSQLSTSLASAFSPVQAGVTTLGRQVRQIPLSPPTAARHLHHQQQQQQQQQQQQQQQQQQDISLPPKHGTWSASQLQQMYAQLPPSASPPVMMAMPVKQGSPQQPSLPLAHPLPPLSTRMKPPPLDPNAAMSHHAYAQQQQQQPRPHSNGQPDGTYSPHSQHLPLTPQYCEAVPLPPLTGQAAPGLSHPPQYPSTFHPQQQLHPQQQQQHQQVYHQQAQPPATTSSSSSSSSPPSYTAMSDGGSPKKTPSPVPQQTPMFSSSPPVSAGHPSFCSVAPPPAAVPAPMAGPPAPPPPPGPPPPMAVPPPMPPPLPTGGGPPGGPPGAQHQPSGLAAALAGAKLRKVQRDESSPPGSSGKSDSNRSSGGSGGGGEGLMQEMNALLARRRKASEKPDEDDSSGRGPGQQNSTDALKKPWERSNSTDKSSLVSRVRPIGSTSESDTEFDRMKQEILDEVVRELHKVKNEIINAIRQEIGRIGTS